The following are encoded together in the Microterricola viridarii genome:
- a CDS encoding DUF2530 domain-containing protein, whose product MRFWLKDSERRPDPLPARADARKAVLAGTAIWVLAIIVSLAFLPQLDAAGFGWWLSCSVFGAALGLIGLAVVQWRRR is encoded by the coding sequence ATGCGATTCTGGTTGAAAGACAGCGAGCGTCGGCCAGATCCACTGCCGGCCCGCGCAGACGCGCGCAAAGCCGTGCTCGCCGGAACGGCCATCTGGGTGCTCGCCATCATCGTGAGTCTGGCGTTCTTGCCACAGTTGGATGCCGCCGGCTTCGGCTGGTGGCTGAGCTGCTCCGTGTTCGGAGCAGCCCTCGGCCTCATCGGCCTCGCCGTCGTGCAGTGGCGCCGGCGCTAG